One window of bacterium genomic DNA carries:
- the rgy gene encoding reverse gyrase codes for MMDLKIVYKNLCPNCGNDIGSERLAKGLPCELCLPNENEQLRFGPLLGIEERKRRVEEVEELFRTVVRTKMWALQRFWVRRFLEGESFALIAPTGSGKTTTQIILSLYSAKFLRRRCLIILPTSLLVNEVAEKLKRYAKELNLDVVVASYHSMLSRREKDSELLKMDSAEIIITTHLSIMKKEEINRQNVDVVFVDDVDSFLRKSKAIRFVLRMMNLPDEIKGIVEDVFEQRIDVKEAVLQISKLRYGRKIQSQLLVSGATQRAKRTKSLTILNSIFGFSIGLKPEFGRNIVDCFIEAADIKEETLRLVNILGTGGLIFVPMDKGSEFAEQLEEFLTGKGVKVKAFLKPDKKAFEAFKSGELDALIGMVTTRSPLVRGIDLPGRIRYAIFVGVPKFVIRIKIEEFHPTKWLMLLNNIQQAIKEKYQREYEYLVADLIKIKTLTAEQLEAVRKSLIENRSLDGFLEFVRKIAQKGLEFFKKILKDEDILKAIRESPTISFSDKEGEYTFLIPDSVAYVQASGRTSRLFISGITKGLSVVIVDEEKAFNSLKKELSYFEEIEWKQFEEINLEEVLREIDEDRKRISLALEDKLKVEEAKIALTTKLLIVESPTKVKTIARFFGKPARKSYENLVVNEVFGANSYFIIAASKGHITDLSLQEGLFGVEIKDTFIPYFKPIKRCILCGREIEEEEEACPCGGNKFVDAEARIDALRRIASLVDEVIIGTDPDSEGEKIAFDLCLLLKPMNENIKRVRFHEVTRKEILRVLENLEDFDLNLVKAQIVRRVQDRWIGFGISPVLWKVFRNNRLSAGRVQTPVLGWIVDRTKKLKEREELISLKLENGLQISFRAKKGTYDKIISNGFVELKDVNVYEDEVNPYPPFTTDTLLSTLTTFLKIDANEAMQIAQKLFENGLITYHRTSSTTVSSVGINIAKEYISSTFGEDYFRARKWESEGAHECIRPTMAVDSQKLKNLIGLKLLRFPSPLTDRDIRAYDIIFKRFIASQMKPAQVERIKFKVLAGDEEREFEFINRILEDGFTKIIKLQARNISGLQEGKSRILESAKRVVPAHSPFTYSEIVSMMKDKGIGRPSTYAKILEILKKRNYVKEVRKSLLVATSLGIRVYGFSQLNFSKYLNEETTRRLEEEMDNIESGKKDFEDVLRQIYAEVREIIRSSMENGVKYPMLSSVDLIREPR; via the coding sequence ATGATGGACTTAAAAATCGTTTACAAGAACCTTTGCCCAAATTGTGGAAACGATATCGGCTCCGAAAGGCTGGCCAAGGGTCTGCCCTGTGAGCTTTGTTTGCCCAACGAAAACGAGCAGCTGAGGTTTGGTCCTCTATTGGGAATAGAGGAAAGAAAGAGAAGGGTTGAGGAAGTGGAAGAGCTGTTCAGAACGGTTGTGAGGACAAAGATGTGGGCTCTACAAAGGTTTTGGGTGAGAAGATTTTTGGAGGGGGAGAGCTTCGCATTGATTGCTCCCACCGGCTCAGGGAAAACCACTACCCAAATAATTTTGAGCTTGTATTCCGCCAAGTTTTTGAGGCGAAGATGCTTGATAATCCTGCCGACGAGCCTCCTGGTCAACGAAGTGGCAGAGAAGCTGAAGAGATACGCAAAGGAATTGAATTTGGATGTCGTAGTGGCAAGCTACCACTCAATGCTTTCCAGGAGGGAAAAGGATTCAGAACTCTTAAAAATGGATTCCGCGGAGATAATCATCACCACTCATCTTAGCATAATGAAAAAGGAAGAGATTAATAGGCAAAACGTGGATGTCGTCTTCGTTGACGATGTAGACAGCTTCTTGAGGAAAAGCAAGGCTATAAGATTTGTTTTGAGGATGATGAATCTTCCCGATGAGATAAAGGGGATAGTTGAGGATGTTTTTGAACAGAGGATAGATGTAAAGGAAGCGGTTCTTCAGATTTCTAAACTTAGATATGGCAGGAAAATTCAATCCCAGCTTTTAGTTAGCGGGGCTACCCAGCGGGCTAAAAGGACCAAAAGCCTCACGATTTTGAATTCAATCTTCGGATTCTCAATAGGCTTGAAGCCGGAATTCGGGAGAAATATCGTTGATTGTTTCATTGAGGCTGCGGATATAAAGGAGGAAACACTCAGGCTGGTCAATATCTTGGGAACTGGCGGCTTGATATTCGTCCCGATGGACAAGGGCAGTGAATTTGCAGAGCAATTAGAGGAATTCCTAACGGGAAAGGGAGTAAAAGTAAAGGCTTTTTTGAAACCGGATAAGAAAGCCTTTGAGGCATTTAAATCGGGCGAATTGGATGCTTTAATAGGGATGGTGACAACAAGAAGTCCCCTTGTGAGGGGAATAGATTTGCCGGGAAGGATAAGGTATGCCATCTTCGTGGGAGTTCCTAAATTCGTCATCAGAATCAAAATAGAGGAGTTCCATCCGACTAAGTGGTTGATGCTCTTGAATAACATCCAGCAAGCTATCAAGGAGAAGTATCAAAGGGAATATGAATATCTTGTTGCTGATTTGATAAAGATAAAGACATTAACCGCCGAACAATTGGAGGCGGTGCGGAAAAGTTTGATTGAAAACAGGAGTTTGGACGGCTTTTTGGAATTCGTCAGGAAGATAGCACAAAAGGGATTGGAATTCTTCAAGAAGATTCTGAAAGACGAGGATATCTTAAAGGCTATAAGGGAATCGCCGACAATAAGTTTCAGCGACAAAGAGGGAGAGTATACATTTTTAATTCCCGATTCCGTGGCTTATGTTCAGGCAAGCGGAAGGACGAGCAGATTGTTCATCAGTGGGATAACGAAGGGGTTAAGCGTTGTGATAGTGGATGAAGAAAAGGCTTTTAATTCTTTGAAGAAGGAGTTAAGTTACTTTGAGGAAATTGAATGGAAACAATTTGAGGAAATAAACTTAGAAGAAGTGCTAAGGGAAATAGACGAGGATAGAAAGAGAATCTCGCTCGCCTTGGAGGATAAATTGAAAGTTGAGGAAGCAAAGATAGCTCTGACCACTAAATTGCTCATAGTGGAATCTCCTACGAAGGTTAAAACTATAGCGAGGTTTTTTGGCAAACCCGCAAGAAAAAGCTATGAGAATTTGGTAGTGAATGAGGTCTTCGGGGCGAATTCTTATTTCATAATAGCTGCGAGCAAAGGACATATAACGGACTTGAGCTTGCAAGAGGGTTTGTTCGGTGTTGAGATTAAGGACACCTTCATCCCCTATTTCAAACCGATAAAGAGATGTATTTTATGTGGGAGGGAAATTGAAGAGGAGGAAGAGGCTTGCCCCTGTGGTGGCAATAAGTTCGTAGACGCGGAAGCGAGAATAGATGCTTTAAGAAGGATAGCGAGTTTGGTGGATGAGGTGATTATCGGCACTGACCCCGACAGCGAGGGAGAGAAAATCGCCTTTGACTTATGCCTGCTCTTGAAACCGATGAACGAGAACATAAAAAGAGTGCGTTTCCACGAGGTTACGAGGAAAGAAATCTTGAGGGTATTGGAGAATCTGGAGGATTTCGATTTGAATTTGGTCAAAGCCCAAATCGTCAGGAGGGTGCAGGATAGGTGGATTGGATTTGGAATTTCTCCCGTGCTTTGGAAGGTCTTCAGGAACAACAGGCTTTCCGCTGGTAGGGTTCAAACTCCCGTCTTGGGCTGGATTGTAGATAGGACGAAAAAGCTCAAGGAGAGAGAGGAATTGATAAGTTTGAAGCTGGAAAATGGTCTGCAAATCAGCTTCAGGGCAAAGAAGGGAACCTACGATAAAATCATCTCAAATGGTTTCGTTGAACTTAAAGATGTTAATGTATACGAGGACGAAGTGAATCCCTATCCGCCCTTTACCACCGATACATTGCTCTCCACCTTAACGACTTTTCTAAAAATAGACGCCAATGAGGCGATGCAGATAGCCCAGAAATTGTTTGAGAACGGTTTAATCACATATCATAGGACGAGCAGCACGACTGTTAGCTCTGTGGGGATAAATATCGCGAAGGAATATATCTCCTCAACCTTTGGAGAGGATTACTTCAGGGCGAGGAAATGGGAGTCGGAGGGTGCCCATGAATGTATAAGACCAACGATGGCAGTTGATTCCCAGAAATTGAAGAACCTGATTGGTCTGAAATTGTTAAGATTTCCTTCGCCCCTAACGGACAGGGATATCAGAGCCTATGACATCATCTTCAAGAGGTTCATCGCGAGCCAAATGAAGCCCGCACAGGTTGAGAGGATAAAGTTTAAAGTTTTGGCGGGAGATGAAGAAAGGGAGTTTGAGTTCATAAACAGGATTTTAGAGGATGGCTTCACAAAAATCATCAAACTGCAGGCACGGAATATCTCTGGCTTGCAGGAAGGGAAATCAAGGATTTTGGAGAGCGCGAAGAGAGTTGTCCCCGCTCATAGTCCTTTCACCTACTCGGAGATAGTCTCTATGATGAAGGATAAGGGGATTGGGAGACCATCAACCTATGCGAAAATTCTTGAAATCTTGAAGAAGAGAAATTATGTGAAAGAGGTGAGGAAATCGCTCTTGGTTGCAACTTCTTTGGGGATAAGAGTTTATGGATTTTCTCAGCTCAACTTCAGCAAATATCTTAACGAAGAAACAACGAGAAGGTTAGAGGAAGAGATGGACAACATAGAAAGCGGAAAGAAGGACTTTGAGGATGTTTTGCGCCAGATATACGCCGAGGTGAGGGAAATCATTAGAAGCAGTATGGAAAACGGAGTCAAATACCCTATGCTTTCAAGCGTAGATTTGATTAGAGAACCTCGCTGA
- a CDS encoding flavodoxin family protein, producing MASYKFKTLILYFSFHHKNTEKVAKAMGEVLNADLVEITKASPEMIFDYDLIGFGSGIYAFSHHKLLFEYLNKLNTVSNKNAFIFSTCGAPVGIKFHKKLRKELVKKGFEIVGEFNCLGWITFGPFKLFGGINKGRPNELDILKAKEFAKTLMAKICPK from the coding sequence ATGGCATCGTATAAGTTTAAAACGCTGATTTTGTATTTCTCTTTTCATCACAAAAACACGGAGAAAGTCGCCAAGGCGATGGGCGAGGTTTTAAACGCTGATTTGGTTGAGATAACGAAAGCCAGCCCAGAAATGATTTTTGACTATGATTTAATTGGTTTCGGTTCTGGTATTTATGCTTTTTCCCATCATAAGTTGCTTTTTGAATATTTGAACAAATTAAACACCGTCTCAAATAAGAATGCTTTTATTTTCTCCACCTGTGGAGCGCCCGTTGGAATAAAGTTTCATAAAAAATTGAGGAAGGAATTGGTTAAGAAAGGTTTTGAAATAGTAGGGGAGTTCAATTGTTTGGGGTGGATTACTTTCGGTCCTTTTAAGCTCTTTGGAGGGATAAATAAAGGAAGACCAAACGAGTTAGACATCTTAAAAGCGAAGGAATTCGCGAAAACCCTAATGGCGAAGATTTGCCCAAAATAA
- a CDS encoding Gfo/Idh/MocA family oxidoreductase, translated as MPKRKLRVGIIGVGGIAQAHMQSYAKLKDKVELVAFCDTILERAEQGAKQYGARNAKVFTDYREMLEMKDLDAVDICTPNKFHAPQAIDALKAGKHVYCEKPMAMNTEEAEEMVRTAKETGLKLSVGYPSRFSDDAQFLKSLIASGELGEIYYAEAAAIRRRGVPTWGVFLSKELQGGGPLIDIGTHIVDLTLWLMGDYSKPVAVLGTTYQKLAPLGGYNIWGPWDPKKFEVEDSAFGLVKLESGATLMVKSSWALNLLEPQPSFICGTKGGAIFGGGSVRIFSHTHNRLIDITPVPTQSSGSLFDREISDWVDALLNDREPLVKAEEAAQVTRILDLIYKSADLGKAINLV; from the coding sequence ATGCCCAAGAGAAAACTGAGAGTAGGAATCATCGGCGTAGGAGGAATCGCTCAAGCCCATATGCAGAGCTACGCCAAGCTCAAGGACAAAGTAGAGCTCGTAGCCTTCTGCGACACCATTTTGGAGAGGGCTGAGCAGGGAGCGAAACAATATGGAGCGCGAAACGCCAAGGTCTTCACCGACTATAGGGAAATGCTGGAGATGAAAGACCTTGACGCAGTTGATATCTGCACTCCTAATAAGTTCCATGCTCCTCAGGCGATAGACGCGCTCAAGGCGGGAAAGCATGTCTATTGCGAGAAGCCTATGGCTATGAATACGGAAGAAGCGGAGGAAATGGTGCGAACCGCAAAGGAAACGGGCTTAAAGCTGAGCGTAGGCTATCCCTCAAGATTCTCCGATGATGCTCAATTCCTCAAGAGCCTGATAGCGAGTGGAGAACTGGGAGAGATATATTACGCTGAGGCAGCCGCAATCAGAAGAAGAGGTGTGCCCACTTGGGGTGTCTTCCTCTCCAAGGAGCTGCAGGGAGGTGGTCCCCTCATAGATATAGGAACCCATATCGTTGACCTCACCCTTTGGCTAATGGGTGATTATTCAAAGCCCGTTGCCGTCCTGGGAACTACTTACCAGAAGTTAGCACCCCTCGGTGGATACAACATCTGGGGTCCTTGGGACCCGAAGAAGTTTGAGGTTGAGGATTCTGCCTTCGGCTTGGTCAAGCTGGAGAGCGGTGCCACCCTTATGGTGAAGTCCTCCTGGGCTTTGAACCTTCTCGAACCCCAACCATCCTTTATCTGTGGGACGAAGGGAGGAGCAATCTTCGGTGGTGGCTCAGTGAGGATTTTCAGCCACACCCATAACAGGCTCATTGATATCACGCCCGTCCCCACGCAAAGCAGTGGGAGCCTCTTCGATAGGGAGATATCGGATTGGGTGGACGCTTTGTTGAACGATAGGGAGCCATTGGTTAAAGCTGAGGAAGCGGCTCAGGTGACGAGAATCTTGGACCTCATTTATAAATCTGCCGACCTCGGCAAGGCAATCAATCTCGTTTGA
- a CDS encoding Gfo/Idh/MocA family oxidoreductase produces MVGIAMLSFAHVHAEGYARQVMEQPDAQIVVIWDEDEERGREMAKKYNVPFEPDLDKVLAMPEVDAVVVDAPTSMHPEVIIKSCKAKKHVFTEKALAITTKEADAIVEAVKSSGIKFMISLPNRCRPEILFAKKVIEEKIIGDITFARLRVAHCAALDYWWQPGNWFRDPVRAGGGAFIDLGCHTLDLALWFLGKPKRVTAMLNNFLGNYEVDDNSVALVEFQNKALCVLDVSWVHRSGSNPIELFGTEGSLVINSVNQRIALTSTKLANYGIDGWITPTKLPDPLPSPMRQWLDAITKDTPTYITIEDGRNLTELIEASTISSKEGRVVEFPLKY; encoded by the coding sequence ATGGTTGGAATAGCGATGTTGAGTTTCGCCCATGTGCACGCTGAGGGTTATGCCCGGCAGGTAATGGAACAGCCCGACGCCCAAATCGTCGTTATTTGGGATGAGGATGAGGAAAGGGGAAGGGAAATGGCTAAGAAATACAATGTTCCCTTTGAGCCTGATTTGGATAAGGTTTTGGCTATGCCGGAAGTTGACGCCGTGGTGGTGGATGCTCCAACCTCTATGCATCCCGAGGTCATCATCAAGAGCTGTAAAGCTAAAAAGCATGTATTCACCGAAAAGGCTTTGGCGATAACGACGAAGGAAGCAGATGCCATTGTTGAGGCGGTGAAATCATCGGGCATCAAATTTATGATTTCCCTCCCCAATAGATGCAGACCGGAAATTCTCTTCGCTAAAAAGGTGATTGAAGAGAAGATAATAGGGGATATAACCTTCGCTCGTCTGAGGGTCGCCCATTGCGCTGCTTTGGATTATTGGTGGCAGCCGGGAAATTGGTTCAGGGACCCTGTGCGGGCGGGAGGAGGCGCCTTCATAGACCTTGGCTGCCACACCCTTGACCTTGCCCTCTGGTTCCTGGGCAAACCCAAAAGGGTTACGGCTATGCTTAATAACTTCCTCGGTAATTACGAGGTTGATGATAACTCCGTTGCGTTAGTTGAATTCCAGAACAAAGCACTCTGTGTCCTGGATGTCTCCTGGGTTCATCGCTCGGGAAGCAACCCCATTGAGCTTTTCGGCACGGAAGGCTCGCTCGTGATAAATTCGGTGAATCAAAGGATAGCTCTCACATCAACAAAGCTCGCAAACTACGGAATAGACGGCTGGATAACCCCAACCAAGCTTCCTGACCCTCTGCCCTCTCCAATGAGGCAATGGCTTGATGCGATAACTAAAGATACGCCAACATATATCACGATTGAAGACGGGCGCAATTTGACCGAACTAATTGAGGCAAGCACAATCTCCTCTAAGGAAGGGAGGGTTGTTGAGTTTCCCTTAAAATATTAA